GGCCTCCCGCCCCTACACAGGAGAGGAGGAAGGGGAGGAGGCAGAGGGTCACACTCCCGGCTCAGCCTTACCGACCCGGTATCACGAACCCCGCCCCCAGGCTATCCCTCCAAAATACCTTGCGCGTAAAGCTCTTTCAAATAGGATAAGGTTCTGCGGCGATATTTTTTTCCTATTCTCGTTAGGATTTGCCGAATAGTTTTTGTTCCATCACATAGATAAAGTAATTCCCGGACTTCTTCGGAAATATATAAAGCTGTCTGTCCTTTTCTGAAAAGATACCAGCTGGGGAGCGGATAAACTCTGGGTAAATCCTGCACAACTTTCTCATAAAGGGCCCGCTCAACACTTCGATTCTTTTCTACCAGGATTTCCTGAAGTTGAGCTTCCGAATGGGAGAGATAATCATGGATTTCATTCAAGTTGAAGGTAAGCCGCTTGAGTTGGATTCCCGGTTTTATCCGGGGCGTCAAGGTCTGAAACTCCCGGCTCTGGATAGAGGGAGTTTGAGGTTTACTTCCATGGGTCGTTAACGACTGCCGGAGAATCTTGAAGATATCTTTTCCATAACGGTCAAAATAAAGCTGACTGTGGGCCACGCTGACCGTTCCGGCCCAGGGATAAGTTCTTAGTTTAAAGTATCGGGAGAGTTCGTCGATCCGTTCATCTAACCGAAGACGATCCTCGTCGGTCTTGTAGGGTTTATCCATCTGATAGCAGCAGTGGGTCTTGAATTCATCTCCCCGGAGATAGTAGATTTCCTGGATGTGGTACCGTTCCGGCTCCAAAGCGGTTCTTGAACCGGCCTCCAGGTCGTAGGTACCTACGACAAACAGGCTTACGTGGTCCAGATTCCGGGCGATAAAATCCAACGTATCTTCGGCTTCAGAGCGTGTTTCGGTAGGAAAATCCAGAAAAGTCATGATTTGCGGAGCAATACCGGCGGCAGAAAGGTTCCGGACCACCTTTTCGGCTTCTTCTACCCGAATACCCTTGTCCATCAGATCCAGGATCCGTTGATTTCCCGATTCCAGTCCCAAGGCAACCGAGACGCAACCACCCTTTTTGAGGGTCTGGCACCGTTCCAGAGTGAAGGTTTTCTCCAACCGCATATCACTGCTCCACTTAATGTTTAACCCTTTTTGGATCAGGAGCTCAGAAAGCTTGAGTGTGAGCCGGGGAGAGATTAAATCATCGGAGAAATAAAAATAACAGGTTTGATGCTTCTCCGAAAGGGTTTGTAGATCTTCGAGGATCAACTCGGCTTTTCTTTCCCGATAGGGGGCTGTGGCTTTATCAGTCAGTCCGTAATGGCAAAAGGCACACTTTTCCCAATAGCACCCCCGGGTGGGAGCATAGAGAAGAACCAACTGAGGTGTTAAATAGAGATCCAGGGGAAACCCTTCATAGTTCGGACAGGGTAAAGCGTTAATATCTTCCAGATAAGGATCTGGATTCAAAAATAGCCGGTCCTTCTCCCGATCATAGGTGATCACATGGGGTAAATTCTGGAGAGGTCGACCTTCCTGTAAGCAGCTTAGAAGGTTATAAAGCGCATGTTCTCCTTCATAGACAACGATACTATCCAGATGGGCAAAGAGCCTGGTAAGGGTCGGCTTTTCTATTCGAATCGCCATTTGGGTTATGGCAGGCCCCCCAACCGTCACATGAACATGAGGAAAAGTCCGTTTGATCAGGTCGCAGAGGACCAGGGCCTGGAGTAACTGGGCAGGAAAGACTATGGAAATACCGACCACATCGGGTTGCTCACTGGCTATGAACGGCATCAGTCGGTCCTGATAATAGACCATGAAGGGATCCGGAGGGTCCTGGGAATCTTTCCTGCGCCGGATCTCGCGCTGGAGTTCGGCATAGGAGGTCATGTAAAGGGGAACGTTGTATTGGGTGAAGGTCAATTCCAGGGGATAATAAACCGCCGAGAGAAATTTTAAAGCCTTGTTGATAATACAAACGGCCCAGTCGTATTTTTCCGGATCAAAAAAAGTTTCCGGGTTTTTTAAAACCTCCTTTGCTTCCTGGATATGTTCGAGGATGTCTTCGATCTCAGGATAAATAAGATACAGACCAAAATACTCCTTCTGTTCTTCAAAGCTCAAGGCATGGGACTTCTTCCTTCCCTGACCTGGCTCGTAAAAATTTAATTTATCCAGGAATTTCTCATAAAGCTGTTTTAAAAAGCCCGGCTCCAAAATAAAATGATAGGCTTCTATATTGGCATCCTTGATGAGGACCTCTTCCCCTCGTTCCTTCAAAAAAGCGCTTAAATAAGCCAGGCTGAGATAAGGCTGAGTGGGGTCTGAAGTCGGTGGATAAATTAAAAGCGTTTTCATAACTCAATAATTCATCGGTTCGTTATCCGTTGTCCAGGACTTATCCCGGGTGGTAGCCGGGGATTGAGCCTTAGCTGCAGCGAAGGGGCTATAGGCTTCCGATAACGAACTACCGACGGTACCGGTTTTGCGGCGGGCAGGTAAGAACAGGGACAGAATAACTCCCAGGAAAGCAACGGCAGTGAGGGCAAAGAAGGCATTTCCGAGACCTACCCGGTCTGCGAGGCGACCGACCAGCATAGGAGAAAAAGAAGAAAAGATTTGAGCAGAACCGAAAACCAGACCGACGGTGGTTCCTATTTTTTCACCCTTTGTAAGTTCTGCCGCAAAGGCCATTCCGACTGGAAATAGAGAAAGGGTAAAAAAGCCCACGCAAATGGAAAATATAATTGCAAGGGTTCCCTGGGTGTTCAGAAAAGCAAAGGTAAACACGGTCAAAAAACCAAAGGATGTTAAGAAAACAAAACGTCCTCCGAACCTATCGAAGAGTATACCGCCGATGGGTTGGGCAATCAATCCCGCAATGAACATACAGGAAGTTAAAATACCTGCATGGGAAAGGGTTGCGCCTTTTTCCACATAAAACGTGGGTAAAAAAGTTGTAAATCCGCTATGGACCATGGAATCCAGTCCGTATACCACAGACAATAAGATAAGGGCAGAGGGGAGATTTCTGGTAAATCCCCTGTTCCCCCGGGCTTCTGGCTCTTCCAAAAGCTTCCAGATCAAAGGAATGATAAAAATCCCGGGAAGAACCAGCAGAAAAGAGCTTTTCCGCCAGCCAAAATGATCCACGAGAAACCCTACCGTAAGGGGGGCCAAAACAAAACCGAGGCTCCCACCTATTCCGTGGATTCCCTGGGCCTTTCCTTGATTTCCTCGAAAATATTTCGATAAGAAATTGGCACTTTGGGGATGGTAGGTACTCGCTCCTACCCCGATAACCAGGCAGAGCAGGAAAAAAACCCAATAAGCCGGAGCCAATCCAAGGGAAGCGATACCGATCCCGTAAAGGACGAAACCCATCATGAGAATGGCTTTACGCTTTCGGTGCAGATCAGCAAAGTAGCCAACCGTAGGTTGAAGGATGGCCTGGACAAAAATACTGGTAAAAGATAAAAGTCCTACTTGAAAATGGCTGAGGCCAAAAGTTTTTATCACGGCCGGTAACAACGGAGGTAAAACCCAATTATAAAAGTCATTAAAGGTATGACACAACGTTAAGCCTGCTAAAATCGCTGTTTTGTCTTTAGAAAATTTCATGTACGTCCGTTTTTGTCCGTTGTCCGTTGTTTATCTAAGCCCCAGAGACCCCAAGAATCCAGAGAAAATAACTATCTATCTCTGGGTTCTTGGGGTCTCTATCGCAAAGAACAGAGGACGATAGACGAGTTAAGTTTATTTCGCCAGCGCTTTAATAATTTCCCTGCAAAAATCCGGAAGATCCGCAGGAACCCGAGAAGTAATAAGATTGCCATCTACCACAACGGGTTGATCTACATACTCGGCTCCGGCGTTTTTCACATCGTCTTTAATGGCGGATACACAGGTCATCCGCTTTCCTTTAACGATTCCGGCTGAAACCGGTACCCATCCCGCATGGCAAATAGCGGCCACCACCTTGCCGGTCTCAAAGGCATCTCGTACGATGGTCAATACCTGTTCGGATCTGCGTAACCGATCCGGAGCAAAACCCCCTGGGATAACCACCGCATCAAAATCTGCTGCCCGGCATTGGCTTACATCGGTGTCTACTTCCACCGGATATCCTTTACGTCCTTTATATACTTTCTCTCCTAATCCGGCTACCGTGACCTTCGCCCCGGCCTCGGTTAAGCGAAGCTTCGGGTACCAAAGCTCCAGATCCTCATATTCATCTGCTGCAAAGATTAAAACTTTTTTTCCTGAAAGTTCCATAATCCCATAGTCAGGAGTCAGAAGCCCGAATACCAAAACCTCTGACTTCTAACTCCGACTGCTGTTTTACTTCCGTAGTTAAGTTCTCAGGAGTCCGAATAACAAAAATTTCTAACTTCCGATTTCTGTTTTACTTCCGTTCGGAGAAAAATTTACCCCCACGGGCCCAGTCCTCTTTTGATTTCTCTTGAATGATAACGGTAACGGCTTCTTTGTCTACCCCGTATTCTTTGCAGATCACCTCCGTAATCCCTTCCATAGCCCTTCGCTTCTGCTCTTGAGTTCTTCCTTCCATTTGATAAATGAAAACCAATGGCATAGGCTTATCCCTCCCTAAAAAATTTCCTCCGGGTTTAAACTTTATCAGATTTATCTTGTCAACTTTTATATATTAAACTGCCTGTTTCGGTTTGCAACCAATTTTTCGCCTTCAAAATTTTTATTGAAAACTTTTTAATCGCTTTTACTCCAGGCAAATTAAATTTTATCCCATTAACTCCTTGACATTTTAAGCTGGAAATGAGATGAGATAAGCTTGATATATGGCCTATCTTAACGAGAGAAGTCAGGAATAAACGGGAGAAATTATGAAGACGATCAGCTATAAATTTTTTGTACTCATTATATTTTTTATTTTGGTTCCTCTCATTGCTCTGGGATTTATTTCCTTTACCGTTGCCAGCCGGGCGCTTCAAGAAAATTCCCGCAAGCAGTACGAGCAAATGGTTTGGAACTCCAAGGAAAGAATCGATGAGCGATTAGCCGATCGGATTAAACGGATCGAGAGTATTCGAGGGAGTAGTACCCTGCTATTATTTTCGGGTTTCACGGGAGTAGGTTCTAACAGAACCAGTGTCGATAATGAAGTTTATGCTTTACAAAAAGGTAACGGTCTGGCCTTTGAACCCCCTACTCAGGAAGGAGATCTCCTTAACTTTGGGATTATGCTGGTTCATCCTGGTAACCAGAAGATTAGAGATTTTGGAGTATTTCCCTCAGAAGAGTACGTGGGGCTCGATGGGGTAGTTAAGCAGCATATCTATGCTGGAGGATCCAATGATGAAGATTTTACGGCTAAAGATCTCACCAAGCTGAATCGTTCTGACGAAGTATGGTTCCAGGAAGCTAAAAATGGAAGGGTTTACATCTCAGACCCTCGTCCGGTCAAGTTGTATTTAAAGGAATACAAACCTTCCGAAGGTAAACACCCAGAGAAAGTCGTTGAAAAAAAATTAATCGTTATCGCAATGCCCCATCTGGTTCAAAATCAAGTGCGAGGAGTTCTCATGGTTACTACCACGCCGGATTTCTTATACCAGGAGATGGAACGGTTGAAACCCGAGCATGGTCAAGCCTTTATTATTAACTCGAAGGGCTGGGTGATCGGACATAGCGATAAAAGCCTGATAGATACCCAACTGGATAACTCTCTCGTTCAGGCTATTCTGGAACCCTCTATGAAAGAAGCAGATTATAATGATAACTCAAGCACTTCCGATAAATCCTCCACGTCACTGATGGAGAAAAGAGGAATGAACACAGGATGGACGGCTTATCAGGACAATTTAATTATTTCTCGTAAAAGCCAGATGGCGGATTGGACGATAGGTCTTTATGTTCCCCAAAAGGATATCCTCAGTGCAGTAAATACCTTATGGTCTAAAACCCTTTGGATCATCGTAATTACATTGGGTGTTGTATGGGTCGGAGTAAGTCTGTTTACACGTAAATTCATCATCATGCCCCTTAAAGAGATGGTTACTTTTGCGGAAGCCATTCGAAATGGAGATCTTACGAGAAATCTTCCCGTTAAAACCGAGGATGAAATAGGAAAGCTGGGAAAGGCTTTGAACGCCATGTTAGCCACCTTAAGAACCGCAACGAGTCGTATTCGGGAGTCATCCACCCGATTTACCACCACCGCCGAAGCCCTTCGAGGCCAGGCCAGAACGGTCGGCATAGGAGCAGAAGAACAGCTTAACTCTGTAGAAAAGATCTTTACTTCTACCCGTCAATTGGATCAGTCTATCCAGGGACTTTCACGGGATGCAGAAAATCTCTCATCGGCTTCTGAAGAGACTTCAGCTTCCACGCTGGAAATGAAGGCGACCTTCGAAGAAGTTACAGAATTAATGGAAGATTTATCCTCCTCGGTCAATGAAACGGCTTCTTCTATAGAACAGATGATGATGTCGGTGAGGGAAGTCAGTAAGAACACCCATCAACTCTTAACAAATGCCGAGACGACTTATAAGGCCATCGATAAAATTAATGCATCTATCCAGGAAGTTTCTTCCAATGTAGATCACTCCCGTAAACTATCGGAAGAAACCACCCAGGCTGCCGTAGCGGGCCAAAACTCCATGCAATCCACTTTAGAAGGGATGCGGGAAATTAAAGATGTGGTGTTAAGATCGGCTCAGGTTATTCAAACCCTGGGGGATCGTACGGAAGAAATTGGAGCCATCCTGGACGTGATCAATGATATTGCCGAGCAGACCTCCCTACTCGCCCTCAATGCCTCGATTATAGCAGCCCAGGCCGGGGAACACGGTAAAGGTTTTGCGGTTGTGGCCGGAGAAGTCCGAGAACTGGCCAATCGCTCGACCCTATCGGCTAAAGAAATCGGGAATTTAATTAAAAATGTACAAAAAGAAGCCCTTATGGCTATTCAGGCTATGCAGGAGGGAATCAAAAAAGTTGAAGAGGGGGTAAGGTTGGCAGATGTGACCGGGGAGATGTTAAAGCAAATTATTACGCGGGCCGAAAAATCAGCCTCAACCGTCTCCAAAATTACCCAGGCCACTCAAGAACAGGCTGACAGTAGCCGACGAATTATGCAATATATGGAAAATGTAACCCACATGATTGCAGAGATAACCAAAGCCACCGGCGAACAACAGAAAAGCTCTTCACAAATTATTACGGCCGTAGAAAATATGAGAAACCTGGCAGCCCATGTCAAGATGGCCATGGGGGAACAGACCAAAGGAGTTGCCCAGGTCATCCGGGCTATGGACACGGTTACGGAAATTGCCCTCAGGGCAAAAAATATTACCACCGATCAGACCCGGGAAGCCTCCCAAATCGTCTCGGCCATTCAGGCCATCCGTGAAGTCATAGAGAAGAATCTGGAAAGTATTAAAAAGACCACCCAGATTGCCGATGACCTCCTGGAACACTCCAAGGGTCTTCTAGAAACGGTAAGTCAGTATAAGATTGAATAAGTGTGGGAGTATGGGGGGTGTGGAAGTGTGGAAGTACTCCCATACCCCCATACCCTCACACCCCCATACTCCCATACTCCTGAAAGGCTAGGCCAGGAGCTTGGTAAAATCCCTTAAATGGGAATAACCTTCCAGCTTTTTAACGTGATCAACGATTTCCCTCTGATGGGAATCTGAGAAAATTCCCCGGGTCAGGGTGTTAAATTTAGTAACGATCTCTTCTCGACTCAGGGGATTTTCCGGATCTCCCTTGGGATATTCAATCTGGCTCTCTAACTTCCTCCCATCCTGGGTTTCCAGGATAACCCGGCTTTTCCATTTCTTAGGAAATTCGGCCTCCAGTTCGGGCATGGTTACACAGGAGACTTTTCTCATGAGTTCCTGGATTTGGGGATGATGAAGATTCTCCACGGAAAACTCATCTAAAAAGGCCCTTCGTTTTAGTACGGCAACAGCGGCTCCGAAGGGTGCACTAAATTGAGCATCAACGATGTTCTGGGGATTTACTTTTTGCTCCGGGGGATCTGCAACCAGGAGTCGTCCGGCAGATAGAATACCTAGCGTGATGTGTCGAATATCGGACGGGGTCAGATGGTAGCGTGTTACAAGATCCAGAACGCCATCGATGGGCGGTTGCATGTAACGGCAACAGGCATGGGGCTTTAAACTGGTGCGCATAATCTCAAAATTCTTTCCCAGACCTTCAAAGACCTTCTCCAGATCCGGCTTATCCGAATAAGAGTGAAGAAATCCAAATTTTCCTTCGATTATTTCATGGGGGCCGGTAAATCCGGTTTTTGCCAGTAAGGCTGCTAAAATCCCACTGTGGGAAGCCCATCCGGGATGAAATCGCTTGGTCCAGGCTCCATTTTGGAGATAAGCCATGGAACCTGCTGCCTGACTTCCGGCAATTCCAAAGGCATGGTGCATTTGGTCCTCGGTAAGGTTAAAGATCTTGGAGGCAACTACCGTAGCGGCGAAAACTCCGCAAGTCGCCGTTGGATGGAAACCATGCCGATAATGCTCTGCCGGATTAATCCCTTTTCCAAGGCGTATAATCACATCGTATCCCGCCACTACCGCCTCGATAAAGGCTTCTCCACTGCAATTCACCATTTCTCCTGCGGCGAAGGCCGT
This Candidatus Limnocylindrales bacterium DNA region includes the following protein-coding sequences:
- a CDS encoding MFS transporter: MKFSKDKTAILAGLTLCHTFNDFYNWVLPPLLPAVIKTFGLSHFQVGLLSFTSIFVQAILQPTVGYFADLHRKRKAILMMGFVLYGIGIASLGLAPAYWVFFLLCLVIGVGASTYHPQSANFLSKYFRGNQGKAQGIHGIGGSLGFVLAPLTVGFLVDHFGWRKSSFLLVLPGIFIIPLIWKLLEEPEARGNRGFTRNLPSALILLSVVYGLDSMVHSGFTTFLPTFYVEKGATLSHAGILTSCMFIAGLIAQPIGGILFDRFGGRFVFLTSFGFLTVFTFAFLNTQGTLAIIFSICVGFFTLSLFPVGMAFAAELTKGEKIGTTVGLVFGSAQIFSSFSPMLVGRLADRVGLGNAFFALTAVAFLGVILSLFLPARRKTGTVGSSLSEAYSPFAAAKAQSPATTRDKSWTTDNEPMNY
- a CDS encoding 2-hydroxymuconate tautomerase, producing the protein MKVDKINLIKFKPGGNFLGRDKPMPLVFIYQMEGRTQEQKRRAMEGITEVICKEYGVDKEAVTVIIQEKSKEDWARGGKFFSERK
- a CDS encoding type 1 glutamine amidotransferase domain-containing protein → MVFGLLTPDYGIMELSGKKVLIFAADEYEDLELWYPKLRLTEAGAKVTVAGLGEKVYKGRKGYPVEVDTDVSQCRAADFDAVVIPGGFAPDRLRRSEQVLTIVRDAFETGKVVAAICHAGWVPVSAGIVKGKRMTCVSAIKDDVKNAGAEYVDQPVVVDGNLITSRVPADLPDFCREIIKALAK
- a CDS encoding radical SAM protein, which encodes MKTLLIYPPTSDPTQPYLSLAYLSAFLKERGEEVLIKDANIEAYHFILEPGFLKQLYEKFLDKLNFYEPGQGRKKSHALSFEEQKEYFGLYLIYPEIEDILEHIQEAKEVLKNPETFFDPEKYDWAVCIINKALKFLSAVYYPLELTFTQYNVPLYMTSYAELQREIRRRKDSQDPPDPFMVYYQDRLMPFIASEQPDVVGISIVFPAQLLQALVLCDLIKRTFPHVHVTVGGPAITQMAIRIEKPTLTRLFAHLDSIVVYEGEHALYNLLSCLQEGRPLQNLPHVITYDREKDRLFLNPDPYLEDINALPCPNYEGFPLDLYLTPQLVLLYAPTRGCYWEKCAFCHYGLTDKATAPYRERKAELILEDLQTLSEKHQTCYFYFSDDLISPRLTLKLSELLIQKGLNIKWSSDMRLEKTFTLERCQTLKKGGCVSVALGLESGNQRILDLMDKGIRVEEAEKVVRNLSAAGIAPQIMTFLDFPTETRSEAEDTLDFIARNLDHVSLFVVGTYDLEAGSRTALEPERYHIQEIYYLRGDEFKTHCCYQMDKPYKTDEDRLRLDERIDELSRYFKLRTYPWAGTVSVAHSQLYFDRYGKDIFKILRQSLTTHGSKPQTPSIQSREFQTLTPRIKPGIQLKRLTFNLNEIHDYLSHSEAQLQEILVEKNRSVERALYEKVVQDLPRVYPLPSWYLFRKGQTALYISEEVRELLYLCDGTKTIRQILTRIGKKYRRRTLSYLKELYAQGILEG
- a CDS encoding MmgE/PrpD family protein, whose translation is MNTTKDLVHFYHQLKFRNLPEEVVEKVKDLCLDFLGVVTRGSVSDSGMVSQKFVKDLNRPGEGTIIGTDLKAAGEYAALANGVAAHSLELDDVENESSLHPGVVVFPTAFAAGEMVNCSGEAFIEAVVAGYDVIIRLGKGINPAEHYRHGFHPTATCGVFAATVVASKIFNLTEDQMHHAFGIAGSQAAGSMAYLQNGAWTKRFHPGWASHSGILAALLAKTGFTGPHEIIEGKFGFLHSYSDKPDLEKVFEGLGKNFEIMRTSLKPHACCRYMQPPIDGVLDLVTRYHLTPSDIRHITLGILSAGRLLVADPPEQKVNPQNIVDAQFSAPFGAAVAVLKRRAFLDEFSVENLHHPQIQELMRKVSCVTMPELEAEFPKKWKSRVILETQDGRKLESQIEYPKGDPENPLSREEIVTKFNTLTRGIFSDSHQREIVDHVKKLEGYSHLRDFTKLLA
- a CDS encoding methyl-accepting chemotaxis protein, whose protein sequence is MKTISYKFFVLIIFFILVPLIALGFISFTVASRALQENSRKQYEQMVWNSKERIDERLADRIKRIESIRGSSTLLLFSGFTGVGSNRTSVDNEVYALQKGNGLAFEPPTQEGDLLNFGIMLVHPGNQKIRDFGVFPSEEYVGLDGVVKQHIYAGGSNDEDFTAKDLTKLNRSDEVWFQEAKNGRVYISDPRPVKLYLKEYKPSEGKHPEKVVEKKLIVIAMPHLVQNQVRGVLMVTTTPDFLYQEMERLKPEHGQAFIINSKGWVIGHSDKSLIDTQLDNSLVQAILEPSMKEADYNDNSSTSDKSSTSLMEKRGMNTGWTAYQDNLIISRKSQMADWTIGLYVPQKDILSAVNTLWSKTLWIIVITLGVVWVGVSLFTRKFIIMPLKEMVTFAEAIRNGDLTRNLPVKTEDEIGKLGKALNAMLATLRTATSRIRESSTRFTTTAEALRGQARTVGIGAEEQLNSVEKIFTSTRQLDQSIQGLSRDAENLSSASEETSASTLEMKATFEEVTELMEDLSSSVNETASSIEQMMMSVREVSKNTHQLLTNAETTYKAIDKINASIQEVSSNVDHSRKLSEETTQAAVAGQNSMQSTLEGMREIKDVVLRSAQVIQTLGDRTEEIGAILDVINDIAEQTSLLALNASIIAAQAGEHGKGFAVVAGEVRELANRSTLSAKEIGNLIKNVQKEALMAIQAMQEGIKKVEEGVRLADVTGEMLKQIITRAEKSASTVSKITQATQEQADSSRRIMQYMENVTHMIAEITKATGEQQKSSSQIITAVENMRNLAAHVKMAMGEQTKGVAQVIRAMDTVTEIALRAKNITTDQTREASQIVSAIQAIREVIEKNLESIKKTTQIADDLLEHSKGLLETVSQYKIE